The Acidobacteriaceae bacterium nucleotide sequence GTCCACGGTGAAGAGCGAGTCAAAGTCACGGTCCGACAAGCCATGCGGATGCTCTGTTTCGGGCATGAGCTTGAAGAGATCGACGACGTTTACGAAGCGTATCTTCAGCTCGGGGAACTTCTCTTTGAGAATGGCGACTGCGGCGAGGGCTTCCATGGTGGCGATATCGCCAGCGCAGGCCATGACAACATCCGGTTCGGTGCCGTTATCCGTACTCGCCCAGTCCCAGATGCCGACGCCCTTGGTGCAATGCACGACGGCTTCCTCTGCACTGAGAAAGGCAAGGTGAAGCTGCTTATCGGCAACGATGACGTTGTAGTAGTCGACCGAACGGAGGCAGTGATCGCCGACGCTCAGCAGGCAGTTCGCATCCGGCGGAAGGTAAATGCGAACGACGTCCGGGCTCTTATTCGTGACAATGTCCAGGAAGCCGGGGTCCTGATGCGTGAAGCCGTTATGGTCCTGACGCCAGACGAGCGAGGTGATGAGCAGGTTGAGCGAAGAGATGGGAGCGCGCCAGGCGAGCTCGTTTTTCGACTTCTCCAGCCACTTCGCGTGCTGGTTGAACATCGAGTCGATGACGTGCACGAAGGACTCATAGGAAGAGAAGAGTCCATGCCGACCGGTGAGAACGTACCCTTCGAACCAGCCCTCCAACGTGTGCTCGCTGAGCATCTCCATGACACGACCGTCGGTCGTGATCTCGGTGCCGTCTGCATCTTCGGGCTTGATCTCTGCCATCCACGTCTTTTCCGACGCAGCGTAGATGGCATCGAGCTTGTTGGAGGCGGTTTCATCCGGGCCAAAGACACGGAAGCTCGTCATGTTGTTCTTCATGACGTCGCGCAGGAACAACGCGAGGGTTGCGGTGGGCGAGGCGTAGAGCTGGGCGTGCCCTTTCGGGTCCACAGCATAGTTACGGAAGTCAGGAAGATGAAGCGGCTTCCGCAGCAGGCCGCCGTTGGCGTGAGGATTTGCGGTGATGCGGCGAGTACCGGTGGGAGCCATATCCTGCAGTTCCGGGATCAACTTGCCGCTCTCGTCGAAGAGACTCTCTGGCTTGTAGCTGCGGAGCCAGCTTTCGACGAGCTTCAGGTTTTTCTCGTTCGTCACAGGATCGAGCACGGGAACCTGGTGCGCTCGCCAGAAGTTCTCAACCTTGTGCCCGTCAACCTCCTTTGGGCCGGTCCATCCCTTGGGAGAACGCAGCACGATCATGGGCCACAGAGGACGCTCTGCTGTATTGGTTTCGCGGGCCTTCTGCTGGATGCTGCGAATCTCTTCGATGCAACCTTCTAGCGTGGCTGCCATCTTCTGATGCATCGTCTCCGGATCGTCGCCTTCGACGAAGTACGGGGTGTAGCCGTAACCGAGGAAGAGCGCTTCCAACTCACGATGCGAGATGCGGGCCAGGATGGAGGGGTTGGCGATCTTGTAGCCGTTGAGGTGGAGGATGGGCAGCACAGCGCCGTCACGGATCGGGTTCAGGAACTTGTTGGCATGCCATGAGGTGGCCAGCGGGCCGGTCTCTGCTTCGCCGTCGCCGATGACGCAGGTCACGATAAGGTCGGGGTTATCGAACGCCGCGCCGTATGCGTGGGAGAGGCTGTAGCCGAGCTCGCCGCCTTCGTGGATGGAGCCGGGAGTCTCTGGCGTGCAGTGGCTGCCGAGCGCTCCGGGGAAGGAGAAGCGCTGGAAGAGCTTAAGCATTCCTTCGGCGTCCTGGCTGCACTCGGGGTAGATCTCCGAGTAGTGGCCTTCGAGGTATCCGTTGGCAAGCGTGGCAGGCGCTCCGTGGCCAGGGCCCGAGATGTAGATGAGATCGAGATCGTACTTCTTGATGAGCCTGTTCAGATGAACCCAGGTGAAAGACTGTCCTGGATCAGAACCCCAGTGCCCCAGCAGGCGACGCTTGATATGCTCCGGCTTGAGCGGTTCCCGCAGCAATGGATTCGCTCGGAGATAGATCATGCCCGCAGCAAGATAATTGCAGGCGTGCCAGTAGTCATTCATTTTTCGCAGTTCATCAGCACTCAAGATAGAAGGGTTCTGAAAAGACGATGTCATTTAGTAACTCCATGCTTTTGTGGGGTTTGCTGGGGCTCAGTAAAAAAGAAGAAAGCATGCGAATCCGTCGTCGTGGATGTGACGGATGAACCGAGGCGATAGAGGCCGTAACGTTCCATGCATCTCCTGCGGTGAGATTGCTGCTCCTCGCGGCTTGCGCCGTAACGAACAACGACTACCTGTTGCGCGGGTCAGGGGGCTTGCCGCGACCTCGGGACGAGGTGGCTACAGGATAGAAGATAAGGTTCCCTATGTCGGTGATATTGATCACAAAACGAGTAAATTCCTACTCGTTATGATGAGGGTAAGACACAACGCGCCGTACGAGTCCCCACGAAGACAGCGTTGTACGCTACGCCCCCGAACCGACTAAGACCGTTTACCGGCCACCTCGACCGATAAACGCATCAACCACCTATCTTGATTTCTGCCGAGGTGTGAGACTGGCGTTAACGTTTTGTTGTGCAGACGGCCAGGAGGCCAGCTTTGGACACACTTACTCTCCACCGCATCCACTTCGGCTTCACGATCACGTATCACTATCTCTTTCCCCAACTTACGATGGGGCTCGCACTACTGATCGTTGTTCTGAAGACGCTCGCACTGCGCGCGAGTGACCCTGAAACAGCCGCGCAGTACGATGTCGCGTCCCGCTTCTGGGCGAAGATCTTCGCGATCAACTTTCTGCTTGGTGTTGTGACCGGTATCCCCATGGAGTTTCAGTTCGGCACGAACTGGTCGGAGTTTTCGCGGCGCACGGGCGGTGTGATCGGGATGCCGCTTGCGATGGAAGGCATCTTCTCGTTCTTCCTGGAGTCCGCGTTCCTGGGCCTCTTTTTGTTTGGAGAGAAGCGACTGTCGCGGCGTATGCACTGGCTCTCCGCGGTGCTGGTCTTTACGGGTTCGTGGATCTCCGGCTTCTTCATCATCGTGACGAACGCGTGGATGCAACACCCGGTGGGCTATAAGCTTTTGCCCAATGGCGTCTTCGAAGTGGCGAGCTTCCGACAGCTTCTGCTGAACCCGTGGGCGTGGCTGGAGTATGCGCACAACATGTGCGCGGCGGTGGTGACGGCCTCGTTCGTGATGGCGGCGGTCGGGGCGCTCTATCTGCTGCAGCGCCGCGAGGGTCCCTATGGCCGCATCTTTGTGAAGCTTGGTGTGGTTGCGGGGATCATCTCGTGCATTCTGCAGGTGTTCCCTACCGGCGATCTGCATGGCAAGTACATGGCGAAGAACCAGCCAACGGCTATCGCGGCGATGGAAGGCCTGTTTCACTCGGAAAAGGGCGCGGGCATGGTGCTGATGGGGCAGCCCGACTACGATTCGCAGACGATCGACAACCCACTTGTGGTGAACAAGGTACTTAGTTTTCTGATCTATGGCACGACGGCGGCGGAGGTGCAGGGACTCGACCACTTCCCGCGCGATCAGTGGCCGTCGACGCTGCCGCTGCTGTTCTACAGCTACCACATCATGGTCGGGCTCGGGACGTGGTTTGCCGCCATTATGGGCGTGGCGGGATTGCTGCTCTGGCGCAAGAAGCTGTACAGCGCACGCTGGGTGCTGTGGTGCCTGCTGCTGAGCTGGCCGCTGCCGTACATCGCCACAACCGCGGGTTGGATGACGGCAGAGATTGGACGCCAGCCGTGGCTGGTCTATGGGCTGATACGCACGTCGGCGGGGTCTTCTTCGCATGTGAGTGCGGGCAACAGCCTGTTCACGCTGCTTGGATTCCTGGGCATGTACACGGTGCTCTCGCTGCTGTGGATCATTCTGGTCTACAACCATATCCAGAACGGCCCGAACGAACATAACCACAACCATCACTCGCTGACGGCGTAAGGAGCACATCACATGGGAACACTCTGGTTCTGGATCGTCGCCCTGATGCTGACCGCGTATGTGGTGCTCGATGGCTTTGACCTCGGCGTTGGCATTATCTATCTCTTTGTGGCTCGCACGGAGCCGGAACGGGCGCAGGCTTTGCGCTCCATCGGCCCGGTGTGGGATGGCAACGAGGTGTGGCTGCTGGCGGCTGGCGGCACGCTCTTCTTTGCGTTTCCGCTGCTGTATGCGTCGGCGTTCAGCGGCTTCTATCTGCCGCTGATGATGGTGCTCTGGCTGCTGATTCTGCGTGGTGTAAGCATTGAGCTGCGTGGGCAATCGAGCGATCCGCTTTGGCGAACGTTCTTCGATGGGCTGTTCACGTTCTCCAGCGTTCTGCTGACGATCTTCTTCGGAGCGGCGCTGGGGAACGTGGTGCGCGGTGTGCCGATTGGCGCGGACAACTACTTCTTCCTTCCGCTGTGGACGAACTTCCGCACAGGTGCGTCGCCGGGGATTCTGGACTGGTACACCATTCTTGGGGGCGTGCTTGCGTTGGCTGCGCTGTCACTACACGGAGCGTTGTATCTTGCGCTCAAGACGGAAGGGCATCTGGAACGGCGTGCGCTCTACTTTGCGCATCGCATCTGGTATGTGACGGTTGCGCTTACCGCTATCGGGATTCCCGCCACGGTACTCGCGCGGCCGGCTTCGCTCAATAACTACAAGGGCCATCCTGTCGCGTTTCTTGCTCCGCTAGCGGTAGTCGCATGTGTTGCGATGATGCGGATCACGATGGCGAAGCCGTCGCGGCTGCCGTCGTTCCTTGCTTCGTGCGGGTTTCTGACGTCGATGCTTGTGGGTGCGGCGACGGGACTCTTCCCTGTGCTGCTGCCCGCTGTTGGTGGCAAGGGGCAGGACCTCACGATTGCCCGTGCGATTTCAGGGCCACATACTCTGCGCGTTGGCCTGGCCTGGTGGAGTGTGGGAATGTGTCTCGCGGTGATGTACTTCGGCATCGTCTACTGGCTTTTCCGAGGCAAAGTGCCAACGGATGCGGAAGGCTATGGGCATTAGGTTCCGGTGCATCGGACGCTGTAACCGGAGCGCTTCCCAAAAGTCATGAGCGTGTGGCAAAACAAGAAGGATGCCGAAGCAACGGTGGTAGTGTTAAGCTACCGAAACATGAACGATGGGATGCGTTCCAGCGCATAACTCGCGGCGGCCCACGGGCTTGCGGCGGTCCCCCGGGGATAGATGCTTGCTTTCCGTCGCGCTTTTTCTGCTTGTCTTCCTCGGAATGATACCGGCACTGGCGTCATTTGCTCAGCTTCTGCTGGTAGGTCTTCATGGAAGCCGAAACCACTACAAACTCTGCCGTGACTACACGCCACGGATCGCTTTTGTACTGCCTGCGTGGAACGAAGGCGATGTGATCCGCTCAGGGATCGACTCGCTGATGGATCTCGATTATCCGCAGGGCCACTGGCGAATTTATGTAGTGGACGATGCGAGCACGGACGATACACCGCTCATCGCCAAAGAGAAGATGGCCCAGTATCCCGGTACGGTGTTTCACCTGCGCCGCGATAAGGGTGGCCAAGGCAAGTCGCACACGCTGAATCATGGACTGAAGACAATCCTGGCGGATGACTGGGCCGAGGCGGTGATGATCATGGACGCGGATGTGCTGTTTGAGCGCCAGGCGTTGCGGCGCATGACACGACATCTGGCTGATCCGGAAGTGGGCGCGGTCACGGCGTACATCAAGGAAGGCAGCTTCCCGAACAACGTTGTGACGCGGTTCATTACGTTTGAGTATGTGACAGCGCAGGCGGCGGCCCGGCGGGCACAAAATGTCGTCGGTGTGATGGCTTGCCTGGCGGGGGGCGCCCAGTTGCATAGCCGGGAAAACCTGGAAGCCCTTGGCGGAGTGATTGATACGAGTTCGCTCGCTGAAGATACATTTACAACGCTAAAGACCCAGCTACAGGGCAAACGTGTGGTGTTTGAAGGCAATGCCGTGGTGTGGGCCGAAGAGCCGGGAACGCTGACAGCACTATGGAAGCAGCGACTGCGCTGGGCTCGCGGGAACCTGCAACTGACAGTCGCCTTCCGCCACCTTTGGTTTCGCCGTTCGCAGCATTCGAAGCTGGGGAGTGTGCCCTTTGGCATCCTCTGGTTCAGCATCGTGTTCATGCCGATCTTTATGATCCTGGCTTCTGCAGGATTGATTGGGATGTACGCCTTCCATCGCGAGATTGCGTGGTCGAGCTTCAGCACTCTGTGGGGAACGCTGGTGAGCGTTTACCTCTTCGAAACGCTGTTCTCTTATGCCATCGACCCGGCCACGGCAAAGCGCGCGTGGTTCGAAGGGTTCGTCTTTCCGGGGCTGATCTCGCTTGCCATCATGGCGTTGTTTTTCCTGCCGCACTCGATGGTGAGGTTTCTGGATACGCCCGCCTCGGCAAGCGGGTATGCGTGGTCGTGGCACGTTATTCTGACCCTGCTCATCTATAGCTGGGCCTCGCTGAGCATGTTGGCGGCATGGGGAATATACCGGCTGGAAAAAGCAGGGGCCCCAAAGTGGCTATGCAATACTCTGCTGTTGCTGGTGGGCTACGGCCCGCAGCTTTGCGCGATTGGCTTTGCAGCCCTGGTGGCTTACTGTCGAGGGACGAAATCGGAATGGGACAAGACAATCAAATCCGGCAAGGTGAGAATTCTTCGATGAAGCCTGCATCCGATTTCGAAGTCATGCTGAAGGCGGACCAAAAGGTAGAGCGGCGGTTGTTCTGGGCAGAGCTTCTTGTGATTGCGATCGTCCTTGTTGCGCTCGGTGTGCGTTTCTGGCTGCTACGAGGCTAAGCCGGACAACGCAGAGCGCAACGCAAACTGACTTCTTGGATTGACTATGCGGATTTTGATAACAGGTGCAGGCGGCCCTTCTGCCATCAGTGTTTGGAAGAGCCTGGGTACCAGCAATGAACTGCACATGGCTGATATGGATGTGTGCGCGGCGGGCCTCTACCTGGTGCCACACGCGCAACGGTTGCTGGTGCCCCGCGGAGATGATCCCCGACTGATAAGCGTGCTACTCGCTGAGTGCGAGGCGCGCGGGATTGAGCTGCTACTTCCAACCGTGGATTCGGAGTTGGTTCCGGTCGCGCTGGCCCGCGCGGAGTTTGCTGCGATTGGAGTCAAGCTGGCACTGCCTTCTGCAGAGGCCTTAATGCTGTGCCGCGACAAACATGCACTGCTGACAGCACTGGCAACAGAGGTCCCAGTGCCTGAGTCCGTCGTACTGGATGCGAACACGGTGACTTCCCTGCTTACGTTTCCTCGCTTTGCGAAGCCACGCGCGAGTGCTGGTTCGCGTGGAACGGTTGAGGTAAAAAACGCGGAAGAGCTCGAGGCGTTGCCGAAGGATGGAAGCTATCTGCTGCAGGAGTTGTTGCAAGGCGCAGAGTATTCGGTGGATGTTTATACGCG carries:
- a CDS encoding phosphoketolase family protein, which translates into the protein MTSSFQNPSILSADELRKMNDYWHACNYLAAGMIYLRANPLLREPLKPEHIKRRLLGHWGSDPGQSFTWVHLNRLIKKYDLDLIYISGPGHGAPATLANGYLEGHYSEIYPECSQDAEGMLKLFQRFSFPGALGSHCTPETPGSIHEGGELGYSLSHAYGAAFDNPDLIVTCVIGDGEAETGPLATSWHANKFLNPIRDGAVLPILHLNGYKIANPSILARISHRELEALFLGYGYTPYFVEGDDPETMHQKMAATLEGCIEEIRSIQQKARETNTAERPLWPMIVLRSPKGWTGPKEVDGHKVENFWRAHQVPVLDPVTNEKNLKLVESWLRSYKPESLFDESGKLIPELQDMAPTGTRRITANPHANGGLLRKPLHLPDFRNYAVDPKGHAQLYASPTATLALFLRDVMKNNMTSFRVFGPDETASNKLDAIYAASEKTWMAEIKPEDADGTEITTDGRVMEMLSEHTLEGWFEGYVLTGRHGLFSSYESFVHVIDSMFNQHAKWLEKSKNELAWRAPISSLNLLITSLVWRQDHNGFTHQDPGFLDIVTNKSPDVVRIYLPPDANCLLSVGDHCLRSVDYYNVIVADKQLHLAFLSAEEAVVHCTKGVGIWDWASTDNGTEPDVVMACAGDIATMEALAAVAILKEKFPELKIRFVNVVDLFKLMPETEHPHGLSDRDFDSLFTVDKPVIFNFHSYPSLIHKLSYRRKNHDNIHVRGYKEKGNINTPLELAIINQVDRFNLSIDVIDRVPQLQQSAAHVKEWLKEQIIENLNYAYAEGIDRAEISNWVWPEADAK
- a CDS encoding cytochrome ubiquinol oxidase subunit I; translation: MDTLTLHRIHFGFTITYHYLFPQLTMGLALLIVVLKTLALRASDPETAAQYDVASRFWAKIFAINFLLGVVTGIPMEFQFGTNWSEFSRRTGGVIGMPLAMEGIFSFFLESAFLGLFLFGEKRLSRRMHWLSAVLVFTGSWISGFFIIVTNAWMQHPVGYKLLPNGVFEVASFRQLLLNPWAWLEYAHNMCAAVVTASFVMAAVGALYLLQRREGPYGRIFVKLGVVAGIISCILQVFPTGDLHGKYMAKNQPTAIAAMEGLFHSEKGAGMVLMGQPDYDSQTIDNPLVVNKVLSFLIYGTTAAEVQGLDHFPRDQWPSTLPLLFYSYHIMVGLGTWFAAIMGVAGLLLWRKKLYSARWVLWCLLLSWPLPYIATTAGWMTAEIGRQPWLVYGLIRTSAGSSSHVSAGNSLFTLLGFLGMYTVLSLLWIILVYNHIQNGPNEHNHNHHSLTA
- the cydB gene encoding cytochrome d ubiquinol oxidase subunit II, with amino-acid sequence MGTLWFWIVALMLTAYVVLDGFDLGVGIIYLFVARTEPERAQALRSIGPVWDGNEVWLLAAGGTLFFAFPLLYASAFSGFYLPLMMVLWLLILRGVSIELRGQSSDPLWRTFFDGLFTFSSVLLTIFFGAALGNVVRGVPIGADNYFFLPLWTNFRTGASPGILDWYTILGGVLALAALSLHGALYLALKTEGHLERRALYFAHRIWYVTVALTAIGIPATVLARPASLNNYKGHPVAFLAPLAVVACVAMMRITMAKPSRLPSFLASCGFLTSMLVGAATGLFPVLLPAVGGKGQDLTIARAISGPHTLRVGLAWWSVGMCLAVMYFGIVYWLFRGKVPTDAEGYGH
- a CDS encoding glycosyltransferase, with the translated sequence MLSVALFLLVFLGMIPALASFAQLLLVGLHGSRNHYKLCRDYTPRIAFVLPAWNEGDVIRSGIDSLMDLDYPQGHWRIYVVDDASTDDTPLIAKEKMAQYPGTVFHLRRDKGGQGKSHTLNHGLKTILADDWAEAVMIMDADVLFERQALRRMTRHLADPEVGAVTAYIKEGSFPNNVVTRFITFEYVTAQAAARRAQNVVGVMACLAGGAQLHSRENLEALGGVIDTSSLAEDTFTTLKTQLQGKRVVFEGNAVVWAEEPGTLTALWKQRLRWARGNLQLTVAFRHLWFRRSQHSKLGSVPFGILWFSIVFMPIFMILASAGLIGMYAFHREIAWSSFSTLWGTLVSVYLFETLFSYAIDPATAKRAWFEGFVFPGLISLAIMALFFLPHSMVRFLDTPASASGYAWSWHVILTLLIYSWASLSMLAAWGIYRLEKAGAPKWLCNTLLLLVGYGPQLCAIGFAALVAYCRGTKSEWDKTIKSGKVRILR
- a CDS encoding ATP-grasp domain-containing protein, with the translated sequence MRILITGAGGPSAISVWKSLGTSNELHMADMDVCAAGLYLVPHAQRLLVPRGDDPRLISVLLAECEARGIELLLPTVDSELVPVALARAEFAAIGVKLALPSAEALMLCRDKHALLTALATEVPVPESVVLDANTVTSLLTFPRFAKPRASAGSRGTVEVKNAEELEALPKDGSYLLQELLQGAEYSVDVYTRGDGVAIAAVPRERMKIDSGIAITARTVHLPEASDIAIRAARAAGVLYMANVQLKRNSVGELKLLEINPRFPGTLPLTARAGVDIPALMLAEIAGEAMPAELLPFEEVAVARYWTEEYFHPQEMDRLCRP